A segment of the Longimicrobiaceae bacterium genome:
AGCAGAAGGGCCTCACGCTGGTGCCGCTAGACATCCACTTCATCCGCGGGCGCGCCAAGGTCACCCTGGCGCTGGTGCAGGGCAAGAAGCTGCACGACAAGCGCGAGACGCTGAAGGAACGTGCCGTCGCCCGCGACATGGAGCGCGGCATCAAGGAGTAGCCGAAGTGATTCGCACCCTCCCCCTCCTCTTTCTCCTCCTCACCGCCGCGCCGCTGCACGCCGCGCTCGCCGGCCAGCAGCCGGGCGAGTCCTGGCGCGTGGAGTCCGCGCGCGAGAGCCTGGTCGTGCGCGAGGAGACCGGCCGCGGCTATCCCGCGCTGCCGCTGTCCACCCTCGTCACGCTGGGCGCCGAGGTGGGCTACGCGCGCGACGGCGTGCTGGCGCGACTGGGCGGCTTCGACCTGCGCTTCACCGTAGGCTCGGGCGAGGTGCACGCGGGCTCGGCCACGTACCGCCTGGCGAACCCTGTGTACGAGGAGGGGGGCGCCGTCTTCGTGCCCGTGCAGTTCTTCCGCGACTTCCTACCGGTTGCCGTCGGGGCAATGGTATCGGTAGATGGCGGCGCGCGCGTCCTGCGCCGCACGCTGGCCGAGTCTACCGAGCCCGCGCCGCGGCCGTCCGAGCGCGTGACGTACTACGGCGTGATGCGCGACGTGCAGGTCGATTCCACTGGCACCGTCAAACCCGATTCCCTGGCCCGCGAGCGCTTCGCCGCGGATTCCGCCCTCGCCGCCCTGGCCGCGGGCGACGCGCTGCCCACGTCGCCGATCCCCGTGCGTGCCGCATCGCCGTCCAGCCGCACGCAGCGTCCCGCACAGGCGGACCAGCCCGCCGCCCGCTCTGCCGATGCGCCGCCGCCGTCCGCACAGGGCGACACGTCGGCGGACGCGGAGCCGGCGGGCGCGTGGCCGGGCGGCACGGGAGACGACGGGCGGC
Coding sequences within it:
- a CDS encoding N-acetylmuramoyl-L-alanine amidase gives rise to the protein MIRTLPLLFLLLTAAPLHAALAGQQPGESWRVESARESLVVREETGRGYPALPLSTLVTLGAEVGYARDGVLARLGGFDLRFTVGSGEVHAGSATYRLANPVYEEGGAVFVPVQFFRDFLPVAVGAMVSVDGGARVLRRTLAESTEPAPRPSERVTYYGVMRDVQVDSTGTVKPDSLARERFAADSALAALAAGDALPTSPIPVRAASPSSRTQRPAQADQPAARSADAPPPSAQGDTSADAEPAGAWPGGTGDDGRPRKKLVVVDAGHGGVDPGARGPGGTREKDVTLAVARRLAAILRQDTTLDVRMTRDRDTLISLRDRPGFANGWRRARQPAVFISVHCNANPSRSARGFETYFLSEAKTEDARRVEAMENAAQRYEEQPGHEMGALDFIFHDLRQNQYLRESNDWAEVMARRMGQVAGPDRGIKQAGFAVLNGAFMPALLVEIGFITNPVEERLLATPSHQQAIAEQLAGGVRDFLRQSDRMAAR